A single genomic interval of Odontesthes bonariensis isolate fOdoBon6 chromosome 3, fOdoBon6.hap1, whole genome shotgun sequence harbors:
- the nab2 gene encoding NGFI-A-binding protein 2, giving the protein MSLPRTLGELQLYRVLQRANLLAYYETFIQQGGDDVQQLCEAAEEEFLEIMALVGMATKPLHVRRLQKALRDWAANPALFSQPVANVPLGGIPLFKVDGTGTSGSAGGPRKSVSNGQPGSPCEREDRLCLTPMHSGSPRSPCSQASPQPPDTHYREKLSPMDPHWLSSEPDGNGTLASASGIEEEPLSPPLLSACPPGPSTSPIPSASFVPMSLSAWPGGQLDAETARAVMESVDRLFRTLPRSDTAEVKTLLRMNKKMAKTVGHIFRMGSQDANKEEEIRKYSLIYGRFDSKRREGKQLTHHELIINEAAAQFCMRDNALLLRRVELFSLARQVARKCAYTSTLKHARSNADENSSLLQKRARHEVIVPESVSSLLGVEGTESSTQRADDDSVSAESFDSASHDTSSQCNQSPSPRPNTDSSNPASWSRHLIQQTLMDEGLRLARMVSHDRAGKLNLGSEGTHSTEHDIKVERQSLITVCRSSSPCVTKDPATIPNHRGK; this is encoded by the exons ATGTCTCTGCCACGCACACTTGGGGAGTTGCAACTGTATCGGGTGCTGCAGAGGGCCAACCTGCTGGCCTATTATGAAACCTTTATCCAGCAGGGTGGTGACGACGTGCAGCAGCTCTGTGAGGCTGCGGAGGAGGAGTTTCTGGAAATCATGGCACTAGTTGGCATGGCCACCAAGCCACTGCATGTGCGTAGGCTGCAGAAGGCTCTCCGAGACTGGGCGGCGAACCCCGCCCTTTTCAGCCAGCCTGTCGCTAACGTTCCTCTTGGTGGCATCCCCCTGTTCAAAGTTGATGGGACGGGGACAAGTGGGTCAGCTGGGGGGCCCAGAAAGTCTGTGAGTAATGGGCAGCCAGGGTCCCCCTGCGAAAGAGAGGATCGGTTATGTCTTACTCCAATGCACAGTGGGAGTCCAAGAAGCCCCTGCTCCCAGGCCTCTCCGCAGCCACCAGACACACACTACAGGGAAAAACTGTCGCCCATGGATCCACACTGGCTCAGCTCGGAGCCGGATGGGAACGGCACTTTGGCTTCTGCATCTGGAATAGAAGAGGAACCGCTCAGCCCACCTCTCCTGTCAGCATGTCCCCCTGGTCCATCCACATCTCCGATCCCTTCTGCATCCTTTGTCCCAATGTCTCTGTCAGCCTGGCCCGGAGGACAGCTGGACGCAGAGACAGCGAGGGCGGTGATGGAGAGCGTGGACCGGCTCTTTAGGACCCTGCCCAGGTCAGATACAGCAGAAGTGAAGACTCTGCTGAGGATGAACAAGAAGATGGCAAAAACTGTGGGTCACATTTTCAGGATGGGTTCCCAAGATGCAAACAAGGAAGAGGAGATCCGAAAATACAGCCTCATTTATGGACGCTTTGACTCCAAGAGGAGGGAAGGCAAGCAGCTCACACATCATGAG CTGATCATCAATGAAGCTGCAGCCCAGTTTTGCATGCGCGACAATGCTCTTTTGCTGAGACGGGTGGAGCTCTTCTCTCTGGCTCGGCAGGTGGCTAGAAAATGTGCCTACACCTCCACACTGAAGCATGCAAG GTCGAATGCTGATGAGAACAGCAGCCTGTTACAGAAAAGAGCGAGACATGAG GTGATCGTGCCTGAGAGTGTGTCATCACTCCTCGGAGTCGAAGGAACCGAGAGCTCGACTCAGAGAGCAGATGACGACAGCGTGTCTGCAGAAAGCTTCGACAGTGCATCACATG ACACCAGCTCACAGTGCAACCAGTCTCCATCCCCCCGTCCCAACACTGACTCCTCCAACCCTGCCAGCTGGAGTCGCCATCTCATACAGCAAACTCTAATGGATGAAGGGCTGCGACTGGCTCGGATGGTGTCACATGATCGGGCAGGAAAGCTCAATCTGGGGTCAGAAGGAACTCACTCCACAG AGCATGACATTAAAGTGGAGCGGCAGAGCTTGATAACAGTGTGCAGGAGCAGTAGCCCTTGTGTCACCAAAGATCCAGCCACCATCCCCAACCACCGGGGGAAATGA
- the inpp1 gene encoding inositol polyphosphate 1-phosphatase, protein MADLLKLLLRVAEKAANVARVCRQEAPLFQLLVQEKTGDDKNKKFVQDFKTLADVVIQEMIKHDVGAQIPEMVGFIHGEESNKFENGLGESVTVTVCSTEEETAKLLATVLDGDHTAASLLAEAIHQDPTAIEASTDGLTVPLSPSELGIWIDPIDATSQYIKGREEVVEEGLLSPSGLHCALVLIGVYLRSTGEPVMGVINQPFNQKDPASGCWRGKHYWGVSWGNINVCSVSLPKGGPGGGQGLSAVLSSSEKQVVKEALTTLCGPDKLMYASGAGYKILCVILGLADVYVLSEGSTFKWDSCAPHALLRALGGGVVDLTKSLQSICGAQDHKTELTYHQPHTEYTGADQWANHGGLVAYRDCSHLRIINGALKGKL, encoded by the exons ATGGCTgatttgctcaagctgctgctccGGGTGGCCGAGAAGGCTGCGAACGTGGCTCGGGTCTGCAGGCAGGAGGCTCCTCTGTTTCAGCTCCTCGTGCAGGAGAAGACTGGAGATGACAAGAACAAGAAGTTTGTGCAGGACTTCAAGACGCTCGCCGATGTGGTGATCCAGGAAATGATCAAACATGATGTGGGCGCACAG ATCCCCGAAATGGTTGGCTTCATTCACGGAGAGGAGTCCAACAAATTTGAAAACGGGCTTG GAGAGAGTGTGACGGTCACAGTGTGCAGCACAGAGGAGGAGACTGCGAAACTGCTGGCCACAGTGTTAGACGGTGACCACACGGCGGCTTCTCTGCTAGCTGAAGCCATCCACCAAGACCCGACAGCCATTGAAGCGAGCACAGATGGCCTCACGGTTCCACTCAGCCCCTCTGAGCTGGGCATCTGGATTGACCCCATAG aCGCCACCAGCCAGTACATAAAGGGACgtgaggaggtggtggaggagggcCTCTTGTCCCCTTCAGGTCTGCACTGTGCACTGGTCCTCATCGGGGTTTACCTCCGGAGCACAGGCGAGCCTGTCATGGGCGTTATCAACCAGCCGTTTAACCAGAAAGATCCAGCGAGTGGATG CTGGAGAGGGAAGCATTACTGGGGTGTGTCCTGGGGCAACATCAACGTCTGCTCAGTGTCGCTGCCTAAAGGTGGACCTGGGGGGGGGCAGGGGCTGTCGGCGGTGCTTAGTTCCAGCGAGAAGCAGGTGGTGAAGGAAGCTCTCACCACACTGTGTGGCCCTGACAAGCTGATGTACGCTTCTGGAGCCGGCTACAAGATCCTGTGTGTCATCCTGGGTCTGGCGGATGTTTATGTTCTTTCAGAGGGAAGCACCTTTAAGTGGGACTCCTGCGCACCTCATGCCCTGCTCCGAGCCCTCGGGGGGGGTGTGGTGGACTTGACTAAGAGTCTGCAGTCTATATGTGGAGCACAGGATCACAAGACAGAACTGACCTACCACCAGCCTCACACTGAGTACACGGGAGCCGACCAGTGGGCAAATCATGGCGGCCTGGTGGCGTATCGAGACTGTTCTCATCTACGCATCATCAACGGGGCTCTGAAAGGCAAGCTGTAG
- the dnajc14 gene encoding dnaJ homolog subfamily C member 14, with protein MEKDAAEKEMDDEESPDGDWASVPDLSQWQARETDDDCEQEDKTSYLKSQEIPNPATPQDSGAGEAEYCGSTEAKEDTEEVSDGFEHDSSADHENSEVINQEEDEAAKEQHMNGESGWRNVGSGRKCKLRSSGSVLEQGSQSAFSSFQKGNVMSSGGRHKQTRRRNHHHHQQNRGRRRTGNQLVLAFKEIFSESLSFWCISCIHMLIEIIVTLTHNCGVGVETGVVKLYKFGQQLLLKITDVPGMKADVNRILKWTKRTGADLLDKTVRSVKWVKTTVLSCFRLFCAVVILGSQWAKRVLVRIGGERGKRYGTAFLESRFWKMVVSLLDRIRSRFRRDGRLPPSTPDSPGRAGRGEPVQELERLLALAEVPEDELDPFIVLGVEVHATETELKKAYRQLAVQVHPDKNKHPRAGEAFKVLRAAWDIVSNPETRREYELKRMAATELSKSMNEFLTKLQDDLKEAMNTMMCTKCEGKHKRFEMDRDPAEARFCAECNCCHSAEEGDLWAESSMLGLRITYFACMEGKVYDITEWAGCQRIGISPDTHRVPYHISFGSKNNGNTARQRTPSEPATGPTNPADLQDFFNRIFKGGPPNDMAANGNFFPSGPPHHHPPGAGAASFSPPPGQTGFFMPGGHRPDSNETWTESGKPPRRRKKVRKPFQR; from the exons ATGGAGAAAGACGCTGCTGAGAAGGAGATGGATGACGAGGAGAGCCCTGATGGTGATTGGGCCTCAGTGCCCGACTTAAGTCAGTGGCAGGCCAGAGAAACTGATGATGACTGCGAGCAGGAGGACAAAACATCCTATCTCAAATCTCAGGAAATCCCAAATCCTGCTACTCCACAAGACTCTGGAGCCGGGGAAGCAGAGTACTGTGGATCCACGGAGGCAAAAGAGGATACtgaggaggtttcagatgggtTTGAGCATGACAGTAGTGCAGATCATGAGAACTCGGAGGTTATAAATCAAGAAGAGGATGAAGCCGCAAAGGAGCAGCACATGAATGGGGAGTCTGGCTGGAGGAATGTGGGAAGCGGAAGGAAGTGCAAATTAAGAAGCAGTGGATCAGTGTTAGAGCAGGGCAGTCAGAGCGCTTTTTCCTCCTTTCAGAAAGGCAATGTTATGTCAAGTGGCGGTCGGCACAAGCAGACTCGCAGACgcaaccaccaccaccatcagcaGAACCGGGGTCGTCGGCGGACTGGCAACCAACTTGTCTTAGCTTTCAAAGAGATTTTCTCAGAATCTCTGAGCTTTTGGTGCATCTCATGCATCCACATGTTGATTGAGATTATTGTGACTTTAACTCACAATTGTGGAGTTGGAGTGGAAACTGGTGTTGTGAAACTTTACAAGTTTGGGCAGCAGCTTCTTCTAAAAATCACTGATGTACCCGGAATGAAGGCAGATGTTAATCGGATTCTGAAATGGACAAAACGCACAGGAGCTGACCTGCTGGATAAAACTGTGAGGTCAGTGAAGTGGGTAAAGACGACTGTCTTATCTTGTTTCAGACTTTTCTGTGCTGTAGTGATTCTCGGTTCCCAGTGGGCAAAGAGGGTGTTGGTTCGTATTGGTGGAGAGAGGGGGAAACGTTACGGGACAGCTTTTCTGGAGTCAAGGTTTTGGAAGATGGTGGTTTCCCTGCTGGACAGAATTCGAAGCAGGTTCAGGAGGGATGGTCGCTTACCACCATCAACACCTGACTCACCCGGCAGGGCAGGAAGAGGTGAGCCAGTCCAAGAGTTGGAGAGATTGCTGGCGTTGGCTGAGGTACCAGAGGATGAGCTTGACCCGTTTATAGTGCTTGGTGTGGAGGTGCATGCCACGGAGACTGAGCTGAAGAAGGCCTACAGGCAGCTGGCTGTCCAG GTCCATCCAGACAAGAACAAACACCCACGAGCTGGGGAGGCGTTCAAGGTTCTCAGGGCAGCCTGGGATATTGTCAGTAACCCTGAGACACGACGAGAGTATGAGTT GAAGCGGATGGCAGCAACTGAGCTCTCGAAGTCCATGAATGAGTTTCTCACCAAACTGCAAGATGACCTGAAGGAAGCGATGAACACCATGATGTGTACCAAATGTGAAGGCAAGCACAA GCGATTTGAGATGGATCGTGACCCTGCTGAGGCCCGGTTCTGTGCTGAATGCAACTGTTGCCATAGTGCTGAGGAGGGGGACCTGTGGGCTGAGTCCAGCATGTTGGGTCTACGCATCACATACTTTGCTTGTATGGAAGGAAAGGTGTATGACATTACAG AGTGGGCGGGTTGCCAAAGAATAGGCATTTCTCCCGACACACATCGTGTACCGTATCACATCTCCTTCGGTTCGAAGAACAACGGCAACACTGCACGACAAAG gACGCCATCAGAACCCGCCACAGGTCCCACGAACCCGGCCGACCTGCAGGACTTCTTCAACAGAATCTTCAAGGGAGGACCGCCTAATGACATGGCTGCCAATGGAAACTTCTTCCCCTCAGGTCCACCTCATCATCACCCCCCTGGTGCTGGAGCAGCTTCGTTCTCACCTCCCCCGGGTCAAACGGGTTTCTTCATGCCGGGAGGACATCGGCCAGATTCCAACGAGACGTGGACTGAAAGTGGCAAACCCCCCAGAAGGAGGAAGAAGGTTCGCAAACCCTTCCAGAGGTGA